The following proteins come from a genomic window of Actinomarinicola tropica:
- a CDS encoding sugar transferase has protein sequence MPSSASSIDTVSEGEAISTALVADRLRHLQPLDADDSAVRAVRRTREINLSKVAVAMSDTLAFVLAMGVAWVLTQIRVQGDPVSFAEYALVAVLATPVLVAALASRRLYQARFVTRRSDEFRRLADGLLLTVVGMVMIAFLLKVPVSRTWVVVALVISIPALWFEREVVRQFFRRRRVTGRSTRRVVVVGNNGEAAAVVAMLEADRSLGYEVLAVVDGEVHGAPEDPSQPLDLVARTVNAVRENSATGVVVTATAMDLRTSNRLIRVLTHAGLHVELTSALSDVETSRISVRPLGRYPVLYIEPVLPYGWRPIAKRCFDVVVASTALVLLAVPMAVVAALVKITSPGPVLFRQRRLGRGGEFFEVLKFRSMVPDAEARLIDLRESNEADGPLFKMTDDPRVTRIGRFIRRTSIDELPQLWNVIRGEMSLVGPRPALANEAQDWSPELFNRLRVRPGITGMWQVSGRSDTGFDEYTRLDLYYVDNWSLLVDIGIVLRTIPSVLAARGAR, from the coding sequence ATGCCTTCGAGCGCATCCTCCATCGACACGGTGAGTGAGGGCGAGGCGATCTCGACCGCCCTCGTCGCCGACCGCCTGCGGCACCTCCAGCCCCTCGACGCCGACGACTCCGCGGTCCGCGCGGTGCGTCGGACGCGCGAGATCAACCTCAGCAAGGTCGCCGTCGCGATGAGCGACACGCTCGCCTTCGTGCTCGCGATGGGCGTCGCGTGGGTGCTCACCCAGATCCGGGTCCAGGGGGACCCCGTCAGCTTCGCCGAGTACGCCCTCGTGGCGGTGCTCGCCACACCCGTCCTCGTCGCTGCCCTCGCCAGCCGGCGGCTCTACCAGGCCCGCTTCGTCACCCGCCGCTCCGACGAGTTCCGCCGCCTCGCCGACGGCCTGCTCCTCACCGTCGTCGGCATGGTCATGATCGCCTTCCTCCTGAAGGTGCCGGTCAGCCGTACCTGGGTCGTCGTGGCGCTCGTCATCTCGATCCCCGCGCTGTGGTTCGAGCGCGAGGTCGTGCGCCAGTTCTTCCGCCGCCGCCGGGTGACCGGCCGGTCGACGCGCCGGGTCGTCGTCGTCGGCAACAACGGTGAGGCCGCCGCCGTCGTCGCCATGCTCGAGGCCGACCGGAGCCTCGGCTACGAGGTCCTGGCGGTCGTCGACGGCGAGGTCCACGGCGCTCCGGAGGACCCGAGCCAGCCGCTCGACCTCGTCGCCCGTACCGTCAACGCCGTGCGGGAGAACAGCGCCACCGGCGTCGTCGTCACCGCGACGGCCATGGACCTGCGGACCTCGAACCGGCTGATCCGGGTCCTCACCCACGCCGGCCTCCACGTCGAGCTCACCTCGGCCCTCTCCGACGTCGAGACCAGCCGGATCAGCGTCCGCCCGCTCGGCCGCTACCCGGTCCTCTACATCGAGCCGGTGCTGCCCTACGGCTGGCGCCCGATCGCCAAGCGGTGCTTCGACGTCGTGGTCGCCTCGACCGCGCTCGTCCTCCTCGCCGTCCCCATGGCCGTGGTCGCCGCGCTGGTGAAGATCACCTCGCCGGGTCCGGTGCTGTTCCGGCAGCGGCGGCTGGGTCGCGGCGGCGAGTTCTTCGAAGTGCTCAAGTTCCGCTCGATGGTCCCCGACGCCGAGGCGCGGCTCATCGACCTGCGGGAGAGCAACGAGGCGGACGGGCCGCTGTTCAAGATGACCGACGACCCGCGGGTCACCCGGATCGGTCGGTTCATCCGCCGCACCTCCATCGACGAGCTGCCCCAGCTCTGGAACGTCATCCGGGGCGAGATGAGCCTGGTCGGGCCGCGACCGGCGCTGGCGAACGAGGCGCAGGACTGGTCGCCGGAGCTGTTCAACCGGCTGCGGGTCCGCCCCGGAATCACCGGCATGTGGCAGGTCTCGGGCCGCAGCGACACCGGCTTCGACGAGTACACGCGGCTCGACCTCTACTACGTCGACAACTGGTCGCTGCTCGTCGACATCGGCATCGTGCTCCGCACGATCCCGAGCGTGCTCGCCGCCCGCGGCGCCCGCTGA
- a CDS encoding M24 family metallopeptidase has product MADDHDRTFAARLDRVRASMRDRGIDVTLLSVGADLPWLTGYRAMPLERLTMLVVPVDADATMFVPRLEVPRVVERPDVFTVVGWDETTDPVRLVAEAVGAAREVAIGDQTWARFLVDLLAVLPGVRWRRANDVVGPLRAVKDAAEVASLREAAAAVDRIAAELQSGGIPLIGRTEADVSAELSRRIVAEGHERTNFAIVAAGEHAASPHHHPGDRVIQPGEVVLCDFGGTFPLAGSGVGYCSDITRCVYTGEPPAEFAELYGVLQDAQQRAVVAATVGRPAEEVDAVARERIAEGGFDGLFIHRLGHGIGTEEHEEPYLVEGNREPLVAGNAFSIEPGIYVAGRWGARIEDIVVATTEGPLALNEADHGLAVVDA; this is encoded by the coding sequence ATGGCCGACGACCACGACCGCACGTTCGCCGCCCGGCTCGATCGCGTCCGGGCGTCCATGCGCGACCGGGGCATCGACGTGACCCTCCTGTCGGTCGGCGCCGACCTGCCGTGGCTCACCGGGTACCGCGCCATGCCCCTCGAGCGGCTCACCATGCTGGTCGTCCCCGTCGACGCCGACGCCACGATGTTCGTCCCCCGCCTCGAGGTGCCGCGCGTCGTCGAGCGCCCGGACGTCTTCACCGTGGTCGGGTGGGACGAGACCACCGACCCTGTCCGCCTCGTCGCCGAGGCGGTCGGTGCGGCGAGGGAGGTCGCCATCGGCGACCAGACCTGGGCCCGCTTCCTCGTCGACCTGCTGGCGGTCCTGCCCGGGGTGCGGTGGCGGCGGGCCAACGACGTCGTCGGCCCCCTGCGCGCCGTGAAGGACGCCGCCGAGGTGGCCAGCCTCCGCGAGGCGGCGGCTGCGGTCGACCGCATCGCCGCCGAGCTGCAGTCCGGTGGGATCCCGCTGATCGGGCGCACCGAGGCCGACGTCTCCGCCGAGCTGTCCCGGCGCATCGTGGCCGAGGGGCACGAGCGCACGAACTTCGCGATCGTCGCGGCGGGGGAGCACGCCGCGAGCCCGCACCACCACCCCGGCGACCGGGTCATCCAGCCGGGTGAGGTCGTGCTGTGCGACTTCGGCGGCACGTTCCCCCTGGCCGGCTCGGGCGTCGGCTACTGCTCGGACATCACGCGCTGCGTCTACACGGGCGAGCCGCCGGCCGAGTTCGCCGAGCTCTACGGCGTGCTCCAGGACGCCCAGCAGCGCGCCGTCGTCGCCGCCACGGTGGGTCGGCCGGCCGAGGAGGTCGACGCGGTGGCCCGCGAGCGCATCGCCGAGGGCGGGTTCGACGGGCTCTTCATCCACCGCCTCGGCCACGGCATCGGCACCGAGGAGCACGAGGAGCCGTACCTGGTCGAGGGCAACCGGGAGCCGCTCGTCGCCGGCAACGCCTTCTCCATCGAACCCGGCATCTACGTCGCCGGTCGGTGGGGAGCCCGCATCGAGGACATCGTCGTGGCCACCACCGAGGGGCCGCTGGCGCTCAACGAGGCCGACCACGGCCTCGCCGTCGTCGATGCCTGA
- a CDS encoding putative bifunctional diguanylate cyclase/phosphodiesterase — MGQTVEMRRWHPRVGVILLAIAAMPLAGVAALAYQQVRQVGSYQEDVSSLTGAIEDLTSALQIDSAVAEEKYWSYATVALEDIGIPRQLVVDLVGLDPWSAVDESAARVDALVDRSRFADLAPMLQSARSIDDPVATELEDAYELVTDRVRAHREQATARLVDLPSAPDLSRGVRTLRLAADMRDDAATQLGAFFALRFDSNSGSVEALRQLVARDDRYRATRRQLSGTVTAGSRAADVLAEMDEDPDVAQFLREVRAAVDTTVESGAGQTSALSPEIVVGDATTLADSFLSAHSATGTHMRLVDAAATDVEGLAAELDADAAAARRNALAFVAIVSCLAIAGVVVAGRAIVVPLRRLSAAAEAMREGSLDHHVAETGPQELRGTARAMNEAVAQLHLAERQALALAQGDLDDPILELSAPGALGQSLRDAVAHLTTSLNEREDFRRRLAHEAAHDPLTGLPNRTASLAHLKRALGRAQRTGDHLAVLFVDLDGFKQVNELHGHGAGDRVLVQVAQRLSDTVRQSDVVGRLGADEFIVVAEPIGHEDEAAQLAARLLREIEEPIRQGGRTIGVSATIGITTDGGSSDPDSLIREADAAVVEAKRSGGGRTRFCDDALRTGLASRSAVERGLARAIEEDHLVLYVQHIVDARTEELAAFEALVRWIDPGRGLVPPDEFIPVAEASDLIVALDRWVLRNAVDNLARWSAEHPASAVPLSVNVSGRHLAHPQLVEHVLEPLRRHGVDPRRLTVEVTETALLDDLASAATHLSALREVGVRIAIDDFGTGYTSLAHLRALPVDILKIDRSFVANLRHDDERTLIRMIVELGHLFGLEVVAEGVETATDARELLLLGVDALQGFHFSRPHPIADVGGSETRVVAQPVR, encoded by the coding sequence GTGGGTCAGACCGTCGAGATGAGGCGCTGGCACCCCCGGGTGGGGGTGATCCTGCTCGCGATCGCCGCCATGCCGCTGGCCGGCGTCGCGGCGCTCGCGTACCAGCAGGTGCGCCAGGTGGGCAGCTACCAGGAGGACGTGTCCTCGCTGACCGGTGCCATCGAGGACCTGACCTCGGCCCTCCAGATCGACAGCGCCGTCGCCGAGGAGAAGTACTGGTCCTACGCGACGGTGGCGCTCGAGGACATCGGCATCCCCCGCCAGCTGGTCGTCGACCTCGTCGGGTTGGATCCGTGGAGCGCGGTCGACGAGTCGGCGGCCCGCGTCGACGCGCTCGTCGATCGCTCCCGCTTCGCCGACCTCGCCCCGATGCTCCAGTCGGCGCGATCCATCGACGATCCGGTCGCCACCGAGCTCGAGGACGCCTACGAGCTCGTCACCGACCGGGTGCGAGCCCATCGGGAGCAGGCGACGGCGCGTCTCGTCGACCTCCCCAGCGCCCCCGACCTCTCCCGCGGCGTCCGCACGCTGCGCCTCGCGGCCGACATGCGCGACGACGCCGCCACGCAGCTCGGTGCCTTCTTCGCGCTCCGCTTCGACTCGAACTCCGGATCGGTCGAGGCCCTCCGCCAGCTCGTCGCGCGGGACGACCGCTACCGCGCCACGCGCCGGCAGCTGTCCGGCACGGTGACGGCCGGAAGCCGTGCCGCCGACGTGCTCGCCGAGATGGACGAGGATCCCGACGTGGCCCAGTTCCTGCGGGAGGTGCGCGCCGCGGTCGACACCACCGTCGAGAGCGGCGCCGGGCAGACGTCCGCGCTCAGCCCGGAGATCGTGGTCGGCGACGCCACCACGCTCGCCGACAGCTTCCTCAGCGCCCACTCGGCGACCGGTACGCACATGCGCCTCGTGGACGCCGCGGCGACCGACGTCGAAGGTCTGGCCGCGGAGCTGGACGCCGATGCCGCGGCGGCGCGACGCAACGCGCTGGCGTTCGTGGCGATCGTGTCGTGCCTCGCCATCGCCGGCGTGGTCGTCGCCGGCCGGGCCATCGTCGTCCCGCTCCGCCGGCTGTCCGCGGCCGCCGAGGCCATGCGGGAGGGCAGCCTCGACCACCACGTCGCCGAGACCGGCCCGCAGGAGCTGCGCGGCACGGCACGGGCGATGAACGAAGCCGTCGCTCAGCTCCACCTCGCCGAGCGCCAGGCGCTGGCCCTGGCCCAGGGCGACCTCGACGACCCCATCCTCGAGCTGTCGGCGCCCGGCGCGCTCGGCCAGTCGCTGCGCGACGCCGTCGCGCACCTGACCACGTCGCTCAACGAACGTGAGGACTTCCGCCGCCGGCTCGCCCACGAGGCCGCCCACGATCCGCTCACGGGCCTCCCCAACCGCACCGCCTCGCTCGCCCACCTCAAGCGCGCCCTCGGGCGCGCCCAGCGGACCGGCGACCACCTCGCGGTGCTCTTCGTCGACCTCGACGGCTTCAAGCAGGTCAACGAGCTCCACGGGCACGGCGCCGGCGACCGGGTGCTCGTCCAGGTCGCCCAACGTCTCTCCGACACCGTGCGCCAGAGCGACGTCGTCGGCCGCCTCGGCGCCGACGAGTTCATCGTGGTCGCCGAGCCGATCGGCCACGAGGACGAGGCAGCCCAGCTCGCCGCTCGCCTCCTCCGCGAGATCGAGGAGCCGATCCGTCAGGGTGGCCGGACGATCGGGGTGAGCGCCACGATCGGCATCACGACCGACGGGGGCTCGAGCGATCCCGACAGCCTCATCCGCGAGGCCGACGCCGCGGTCGTCGAGGCCAAGCGCTCCGGCGGCGGCCGGACCCGCTTCTGCGACGACGCGCTCCGCACCGGGCTCGCCTCGCGCAGCGCCGTCGAGCGCGGCCTGGCGCGTGCCATCGAGGAGGACCACCTCGTCCTCTACGTGCAGCACATCGTCGACGCCAGGACCGAGGAGCTGGCGGCGTTCGAGGCACTCGTGCGGTGGATCGACCCCGGGCGGGGCCTCGTCCCGCCCGACGAGTTCATCCCGGTCGCCGAGGCGAGCGACCTCATCGTCGCCCTCGACCGGTGGGTCCTCCGCAACGCCGTCGACAACCTGGCCCGGTGGAGCGCCGAGCACCCCGCCTCGGCCGTGCCGCTCTCGGTCAACGTCTCGGGCCGCCACCTCGCCCACCCGCAGCTCGTCGAGCACGTGCTGGAGCCGCTCCGGCGCCACGGCGTCGACCCGCGACGCCTCACGGTGGAGGTCACCGAGACCGCCCTGCTCGACGACCTCGCCAGCGCCGCCACGCACCTCAGCGCGCTCCGCGAGGTCGGCGTCCGCATCGCGATCGACGACTTCGGCACCGGCTACACGTCGCTCGCCCACCTGCGCGCCCTGCCGGTCGACATCTTGAAGATCGACCGCTCCTTCGTGGCCAACCTGCGCCACGACGACGAGCGGACGCTCATCCGCATGATCGTCGAGCTCGGCCACCTGTTCGGCCTCGAGGTCGTCGCCGAGGGCGTCGAGACGGCGACCGACGCGCGCGAGCTGCTCCTCCTCGGCGTCGACGCCCTCCAGGGCTTCCACTTCTCCCGCCCCCACCCCATCGCCGACGTGGGCGGGAGCGAGACGCGGGTGGTCGCTCAGCCCGTGCGCTGA
- the lipA gene encoding lipoyl synthase — MLRVRWLGRTAYRDAHALQRALFARSSDDHLLLLEHPHVYTLGVRADRSNVLVDPASVGAEVVEVDRGGDVTYHGPGQLVGYPILTVPGVRGGGMADTAAYVHGVEQLVIDTLTALGLADVGRLREYPGVWVAPGSDRPRKIAAIGVRLSRGRSMHGFAINVAPDMGMFDHIVPCGISDKEVTSLAAEGIDVDMRTVVDTLVPLAVERWGHGPGSWERADVVWRERPEDLAPFSRGEAAPEAAAAETSVRLRGRLAEAGVTQAVSLRERKPEWMRAKVTPSPGYNRLRSTMRELDLVTVCEEAGCPNIYECWSDGTATFMINGERCTRACGFCLVDTRKPAPPDPDEPERVADAVARMGLDYAVVTTVARDDLDDGGAGQFAATIAAIRRRRPGTTIEVLISDCKGDPASLATIFDAGPDVLNHNVETVPRLQRVARPSASYARSLAVLSRAKDAGLTTKSGLVLGMGETTEEVHATLADLAAIGVDVVTAGQYLRPTAAHLPVARWWAPEELDDLAAVGRQLGLAHVEAAPLTRSSHHAKVAAAAAGLQVAPQRTG, encoded by the coding sequence GTGCTCCGGGTCCGCTGGCTGGGGCGGACCGCCTACCGGGACGCGCACGCCCTCCAGCGGGCGCTGTTCGCGCGGTCCTCGGACGACCACCTCCTGCTGCTCGAGCACCCCCACGTCTACACGCTCGGCGTCCGGGCCGACCGCAGCAACGTGCTGGTCGACCCGGCGTCCGTGGGAGCGGAGGTCGTCGAGGTCGACCGTGGTGGCGACGTCACCTACCACGGCCCGGGCCAGCTGGTCGGCTACCCGATCCTCACCGTCCCCGGCGTGCGCGGCGGCGGCATGGCCGACACCGCCGCCTACGTCCACGGCGTCGAGCAGCTCGTCATCGACACCCTCACCGCACTGGGTCTCGCCGACGTCGGCCGCCTTCGTGAGTACCCCGGCGTCTGGGTCGCGCCGGGGTCCGACCGCCCGCGCAAGATCGCGGCCATCGGCGTCCGGCTCAGTCGGGGCCGCTCGATGCATGGCTTCGCCATCAACGTCGCGCCCGACATGGGCATGTTCGATCACATCGTCCCGTGCGGGATCTCCGACAAGGAGGTCACCTCGCTCGCGGCCGAGGGCATCGACGTCGACATGCGGACGGTGGTCGACACCCTCGTCCCCCTCGCGGTCGAGCGGTGGGGGCACGGCCCCGGCTCGTGGGAGCGCGCCGACGTCGTCTGGCGCGAGCGTCCCGAGGACCTCGCCCCGTTCAGCCGGGGCGAGGCCGCCCCGGAGGCCGCAGCGGCCGAGACGTCGGTGCGGCTGCGTGGCCGCCTCGCCGAGGCCGGGGTCACCCAGGCGGTGTCCCTCCGCGAGCGCAAGCCCGAGTGGATGCGGGCCAAGGTCACCCCGAGCCCCGGCTACAACCGGCTGCGCTCCACGATGCGCGAGCTCGACCTCGTCACCGTGTGCGAGGAGGCCGGCTGCCCGAACATCTACGAGTGCTGGTCCGACGGCACGGCCACGTTCATGATCAACGGCGAGCGCTGCACCCGCGCCTGCGGGTTCTGCCTGGTCGACACCCGCAAGCCGGCGCCGCCCGACCCCGACGAGCCCGAGCGCGTCGCCGACGCCGTCGCCCGCATGGGCCTCGACTACGCGGTCGTCACCACGGTCGCCCGCGACGACCTCGATGACGGCGGCGCCGGGCAGTTCGCCGCCACCATCGCGGCGATCCGTCGCCGCCGACCCGGCACGACGATCGAGGTGCTCATCTCGGACTGCAAGGGCGACCCGGCGTCGCTGGCCACGATCTTCGATGCCGGCCCGGACGTGCTCAACCACAACGTCGAGACCGTCCCGCGCCTGCAGCGCGTCGCCCGCCCGTCGGCCTCCTACGCCCGCAGCCTCGCGGTGCTGTCACGGGCGAAGGACGCGGGCCTCACCACCAAGTCGGGCCTGGTCCTCGGCATGGGCGAGACCACCGAGGAGGTCCACGCCACCCTCGCCGACCTGGCGGCGATCGGGGTCGACGTCGTCACCGCCGGCCAGTACCTGCGGCCGACCGCGGCGCACCTGCCCGTCGCCCGGTGGTGGGCCCCCGAGGAGCTCGACGACCTCGCGGCCGTCGGCCGCCAGCTCGGCCTCGCCCACGTCGAGGCGGCACCTCTCACCCGGTCGAGCCACCACGCCAAGGTCGCGGCAGCTGCGGCGGGTCTACAGGTGGCGCCTCAGCGCACGGGCTGA